A window of the Oncorhynchus mykiss isolate Arlee chromosome 15, USDA_OmykA_1.1, whole genome shotgun sequence genome harbors these coding sequences:
- the LOC100136149 gene encoding myosin-7 — MGDTLMAEFGGAASFLRKSDKERMECQTRPFDIKRECYVPDPEVEYVKATITSRDGAKVTAETEFGKTVTVKEDDVHPQNPPKFDKIEDMAMFTFLHEPAVLFNLKERYAAWMIYTYSGLFCVTVNPYKWLPVYDQSVVNAYRGKKRTEAPPHIFSISDNAYQYMLSDRENQSVLITGESGAGKTVNTKRVIQYFASIAAVGGKKSAAEEKKGTLEDQIIQANPALEAFGNAKTIRNDNSSRFGKFIRIHFGVTGKLSSADIETYLLEKSRVTFQLKAERDYHIFYQILSQKKPELLEMLLITSNPYDYAFISQGEIAVTSINDADELMATDDAFNVLGFAQEEINGIYKLTGAIMHYGNMKFKNKQREEQAEADGTEDIDKAAYLMCLNSADLVKGLCNPRVKVGNEWVTKGQNVNQVYYAVGALAKKIYENMFLWMVIRINLTLDTKNARQHYIGVLDIAGFEIFDFNTFEQLCINFTNEKLQQFFNHHMFVLEQEEYKKEGIVWEFIDFGMDLAACIDLIERPMGIMSILEEECMFPKASDSTFKAKLYENHLGKNACFQKPRIIKGRPEAHFSLVHYAGIVDYNIGNWLVKNKDPLNETVVGLFQKSSLKFLANLFANYAGAEGAPEEKAAGGKKKKGSSFQTVSALHRENLGKLMTNLRSTHPHFVRCIIPNETKTPGAMENPLVMHQLRCNGVLEGIRICRKGFPNRILYADFKQRYRILNPSSIPEGQFIDNMKAAEKLLGSLDIDHTQYRLGHTKVFFKAGLLGLLEEMRDDRLALIITGFQARSRGLLARIEFQKMVDRRDALLVIQWNIRAFMGVKNWPWMKMFFKIKPLLKSAETEKEMANMKEEFLKLKEAYAKSEARRKELEEKMVSLLQERNDLQLAVQTSEDTIGDAEERCEGLIKSKIQLEAKAKELTERLEDEEEMNSELTAKKRKLEDECSELKKDIDDLELTLAKVEKEKHATENKVKNLTEEMAALDEIIAKLTKEKKALQEAHQQTLDDLQSEEDKVNTLTKAKAKLEQQVDDLEGSLEQEKKVRMDLERAKRKLEGDLKLTQESLMDLENDKQQLEERMKKKDFEMSQLNSKIEDEQAMSAQLQKKLKELQARIEELEEELEAERAARAKVEKQRADLSRELEEISERLEEAGGATAAQIEMNKKREAEFQKVRRDLEEATLQHEATAATLRKKNADSVADLGEQIDNLQRVKQKLEKEKSELRLELDDVVSNMEQIVKSKTNLEKMCRTLEDQMSEYRTKAEEGQRSINDFTMQKAKLQTENGEFARQLEEKDSLVSQLTRGKQSNVQQIEDLKRQLEEEVKAKNALAHAVQSARHDSDLLREQYEEEQEAKSELQRGMSKANAEVAQWRTKYETDAIQKTEELEDAKKKLAQRLQDAEEAVEAVNAKCSSLEKTKHRLQNEIEDLMVDVERSNAAAASLDKKQRNFDKILADWKQKFEESQTELESSQKEARSLSTELFKLKNSYEESLDHLETMKRENKNLQEEISDLTEQLGEGGKSIHELEKIRKQLEQEKAEIQSALEEAEASLEHEEGKIMRAQLEFNQVKSDIERKLVEKDEEMEMNKRNQQRVVDTLQSSLESETRSRNEALRLKKKMEGDLNEMEIQLSQANRQASEAQKQLKGLHSHLKDSQMQLDDALRSNDDLKENIAIVERRNNLIQAELDELRALVEQTERGRKLAEQELLDVSERVQLLHSQNTSLLSQKKKLEGDTSQLQNEVEEAVQECRNAEEKAKKAITDAAMMAEELKKEQDTSAHLERMKKNMEQTIKDLQHRLDEAEQIAMKGGKKQIQKLEARVRELETEVELEQRRSSDSVKGVRKYERRIKELTYQTEEDRKNLSRLQDLVDKLQLKVKSYKRTSEEAEEQANSNLGKFRKIQHELDEAEERADIAESQVNKMRAKSRDAGSKKGKDEE; from the exons ATGGGGGACACATTGATGGCAGAGTTTGGCGGTGCAGCTTCCTTTCTGCGTAAATCAGACAAGGAGCGTATGGAATGCCAGACTAGACCCTTTGACATAAAGAGAGAGTGCTATGTGCCTGACCCTGAGGTAGAATACGTCAAGGCCACAATCACCAGCAGAGATGGGGCTAAAGTCACCGCTGAAACAGAGTTTGGAAAG actgttactgtgaaGGAGGACGACGTCCACCCCCAGAACCCGCCAAAGTTTGATAAAATTGAGGACATGGCGATGTTCACCTTCCTGCACGAGCCCGCTGTGCTGTTTAACCTCAAAGAGCGTTACGCAGCCTGGATGATCTAC ACCTACTCAGGGCTGTTCTGTGTCACTGTCAACCCATACAAGTGGCTGCCAGTGTACGATCAGTCTGTTGTCAATGCATACAGAGGCAAGAAGAGGACAGAAGCTCCTCCTCACATCTTCTCCATCTCTGACAATGCCTACCAGTACATGTTGTCAG ACAGGGAAAATCAGTCTGTCCTTATCAC TGGAGAATCCGGTGCTGGAAAGACTGTTAACACCAAGAGAGTCATCCAGTACTTCGCCAGCATTGCTGCTGTTGGTGGAAAGAAAAGTGCAGCGGAAGAAAAAAAG GGGACCCTGGAGGATCAAATCATCCAGGCCAATCCTGCCCTGGAGGCTTTTGGTAATGCCAAGACCATCAGGAATGACAACTCCTCCCGATTC GGTAAATTCATCCGaattcattttggagtcactgGGAAGCTTTCATCTGCTGACATTGAGACTT ATCTTCTGGAGAAGTCACGTGTCACTTTCCAGCTCAAGGCTGAGAGAGACTATCACATCTTCTACCAGATCCTGTCCCAAAAGAAACCAGAACTGCTGG AGATGCTACTCATCACAAGCAATCCCTATGACTATGCCTTCATCTCCCAAGGAGAGATTGCTGTAACTTCCATTAATGATGCAGATGAGCTAATGGCTACTGAT GATGCCTTTAATGTGCTTGGATTTGCCCAAGAAGAGATTAATGGCATTTATAAGCTGACTGGTGCCATCATGCACTACGGCAACATGAAGTTCAAGAATAAGCAGCGGGAGGAGCAAGCAGAGGCAGATGGCACTGAGG ATATTGACAAAGCTGCATATCTGATGTGTCTGAACTCTGCTGACCTAGTCAAGGGGCTGTGTAACCCAAGGGTCAAAGTTGGAAATGAGTGGGTCACAAAAGGTCAGAATGTCAACCAG GTGTACTACGCTGTTGGTGCACTGGCAAAGAAAATTTACGAGAACATGTTCCTCTGGATGGTGATAAGAATCAACCTTACTCTGGACACTAAGAATGCTCGCCAGCACTACATTGGTGTGCTGGACATTGCTGGCTTTGAGATCTTTGAT TTCAACACCTTTGAGCAGCTGTGCATCAACTTCACTAATGAGAAGCTGCAGCAGTtcttcaaccaccacatgtttgTGCTGGAGCAGGAAGAGTATAAGAAAGAGGGCATCGTCTGGGAGTTCATTGACTTTGGCATGGACTTGGCTGCCTGCATTGATCTCATTGAAAGG CCCATGGGTATCATGTCCATCCTTGAAGAGGAGTGCATGTTCCCCAAGGCCAGTGATTCCACATTCAAAGCAAAGCTGTATGAAAACCATCTGGGCAAAAATGCCTGCTTCCAGAAGCCTAGGATTATTAAGGGTAGACCAGAGGCCCATTTCTCCCTGGTTCACTATGCTGGCATTGTTGACTACAACATTGGTAACTGGCTGGTGAAGAACAAGGACCCCCTGAATGAGACTGTGGTCGGACTGTTCCAGAAGTCAAGTCTTAAGTTCCTGGCAAACCTGTTTGCAAACTATGCTGGTGCAGAAGGAG CACCCGAAGAAAAAGCGGCTGGAGGAAAAAAGAAGAAAGGCTCTTCCTTCCAGACTGTGTCTGCATTGCACAGG GAGAACTTGGGTAAACTCATGACCAACTTGAGGTCTACTCACCCCCACTTTGTGCGTTGCATCATCCCCAATGAGACCAAGACTCCTGGGGCCATGGAGAATCCTCTGGTCATGCACCAGCTGCGCTGTAACGGTGTGCTGGAAGGCATCAGGATCTGCAGAAAGGGCTTCCCCAACAGAATCCTGTATGCTGACTTCAAACAAAG ATACCGCATCCTCAATCCAAGTTCTATCCCTGAGGGTCAGTTCATTGACAACATGAAGGCAGCTGAAAAACTCCTGGGCTCTCTGGACATTGACCATACCCAGTACAGATTAGGACACACTAAG GTGTTCTTCAAGGCTGGTCTCCTGGGTCTACTTGAGGAGATGAGAGACGATCGTCTCGCTCTTATCATCACTGGCTTCCAGGCCAGATCACGTGGTCTACTTGCTAGAATTGAGTTCCAGAAAATGGTTGACCGCAG GGATGCCTTGCTTGTGATCCAATGGAACATTCGTGCCTTCATGGGTGTCAAGAATTGGCCCTGGATGAAGATGTTCTTCAAGATCAAACCTCTGCTGAAGTCAgcagagactgagaaggagatgGCCAACATGAAGGAAGAATTCCTGAAGCTTAAAGAGGCTTATGCTAAATCTGAAGCTCGTAGAAAGGAGCTGGAAGAAAAGATGGTCTCCCTTCTCCAAGAGAGGAATGACCTGCAGCTCGCTGTCCAAACT TCAGAAGACACTATTGGTGATGCTGAAGAGAGATGTGAGGGTCTGATCAAGAGCAAAATCCAGCTTGAGGCCAAAGCCAAAGAGCTGACAGAAAGActggaagatgaggaggagatgaaTTCAGAGCTAACTGCTAAGAAGAGGAAGCTGGAGGATGAGTGCTCAGAACTCAAGAAGGACATTGATGATCTGGAGCTCACTCTGGCTAAAGTGGAGAAGGAAAAGCATGCCACAGAGAACAAG GTTAAAAACCTGACTGAGGAAATGGCAGCTCTGGATGAAATCATTGCCAAGCTGACCAAGGAGAAGAAGGCTCTGCAAGAGGCTCATCAGCAAACACTGGATGACCTGCAGAGTGAGGAGGACAAAGTCAACACGCTGACCAAGGCCAAAGCCAAACTGGAACAGCAAGTTGATGAT CTTGAAGGGTCTCTGGAGCAAGAGAAGAAGGTGAGAATGGACCTTGAGAGAGCCAAGAGAAAGCTGGAAGGAGACTTGAAGTTGACCCAGGAGAGCCTAATGGACCTGGAGAATGACAAGCAGCAGCTGGAGGAGAGAATGAAGAA GAAGGACTTTGAGATGAGCCAACTCAACAGCAAGATTGAGGATGAGCAGGCCATGAGTGCCCAGCTTCAGAAGAAACTGAAGGAGCTGCAG GCCCGCATTGAGGAATTAGAGGAAGAGCTGGAGGCTGAAAGAGCTGCCCGTGCCAAGGTGGAGAAACAGAGGGCAGACTTGTCCAGAGAGCTAGAAGAGATCAGTGAGAGGCTGGAGGAGGCTGGTGGAGCCACTGCTGCCCAGATTGAGATGAACAAGAAGAGGGAGGCTGAGTTCCAGAAGGTGCGCAGAGACCTTGAAGAGGCTACCCTGCAGCATGAGGCTACAGCTGCCACTCTGAGGAAGAAAAATGCTGACAGTGTAGCTGACCTGGGAGAGCAGATTGACAACCTTCAGAGAGTGAAGCAGAAGCTGGAGAAAGAGAAGAGTGAGCTCAGGCTGGAGCTGGATGATGTGGTCTCCAACATGGAGCAGATTGTCAAGTCCAAA ACAAACCTGGAGAAAATGTGCCGCACTCTAGAGGACCAGATGAGTGAATACAGGACAAAAGCTGAGGAAGGACAGCGATCCATCAATGATTTCACCATGCAGAAAGCAAAGCTTCAAACTGAGAATG GTGAATTTGCCAGACAGTTGGAAGAGAAGGACTCTCTGGTCTCTCAACTGACCAGAGGTAAGCAGTCCAACGTTCAGCAGATTGAAGACCTCAAGAGACAACTAGAGGAGGAAGTCAAG GCCAAGAACGCACTTGCCCATGCAGTGCAGTCTGCTCGCCATGACTCAGATCTGCTGAGGGAGCAGtatgaggaggagcaggaggccaAGTCTGAGCTGCAGCGTGGCATGTCCAAGGCTAATGCTGAGGTGGCTCAGTGGAGAACCAAGTATGAAACTGATGCCATCCAGAAGACTGAGGAGCTTGAGGACGCAAA GAAGAAGCTGGCTCAGCGTCTGCAGGATGCAGAGGAAGCTGTGGAAGCCGTAAATGCTAAATGTTCATCCCTAGAGAAGACTAAACACAGACTCCAGAATGAGATTGAAGATCTCATGGTGGATGTGGAGAGATCCAATGCAGCTGCTGCCTCTCTGGACAAGAAGCAAAGGAActttgacaag atcctggctgactggaagCAGAAGTTTGAGGAGTCTCAGACTGAGCTGGAGAGCTCCCAGAAAGAGGCCAGATCTCTCAGCACTGAGCTCTTCAAACTCAAGAATTCTTATGAGGAGTCTCTGGATCATCTGGAGACCATGAAGAGGGAGAACAAGAACCTCCAAG AGGAAATTTCTGACCTGACGGAGCAGCTTGGTGAGGGAGGAAAGAGCATCCATGAACTGGAGAAGATCCGTAAACAGCTGGAGCAGGAGAAGGCTGAGATACAGTCTGCTCTAGAGGAAGCTGAG GCCTCCCTAGAGCATGAGGAAGGCAAGATCATGAGAGCTCAGCTGGAGTTCAATCAGGTGAAATCTGACATTGAACGGAAGCTGGTGGAGAAGGATGAGGAAATGGAGATGAATAAGAGGAACCAGCAGAGAGTTGTGGATACCCTGCAAAGCTCCCTGGAGTCAGAGACTCGCAGCAGGAATGAAGCTCTCAGgctgaagaagaagatggagggagatctCAATGAGATGGAGATCCAGCTCAGCCAGGCCAACAGGCAGGCATCAGAGGCCCAGAAGCAACTTAAGGGTCTCCATTCCCATCTGAAG GATTCTCAAATGCAGCTGGATGATGCTCTTCGTAGCAATGATGACCTGAAGGAGAACATTGCCATTGTGGAGAGACGTAACAACTTGATTCAGGCTGAACTGGATGAGCTGAGAGCCCtggtggagcagactgagagagGCCGCAAACTGGCTGAGCAGGAACTGTTGGATGTTAGTGAGAGAGTTCAGCTGTTGCACTCACAG aaCACCAGCTTACTGAGCCAGAAGAAGAAGCTAGAGGGCGACACATCCCAGCTTCAGAATGAAGTGGAGGAGGCTGTGCAGGAGTGTAGAAATGCAGAAGAAAAGGCCAAGAAGGCCATTACTGATGCTGCTATGATGGCAGAAgagctgaagaaggagcaggACACCAGTGCTCACCTGGAGCGCATGAAAAAGAACATGGAGCAGACCATCAAGGACCTGCAGCACCGCCTGGATGAAGCTGAACAAATCGCCATGAAGGGTGGCAAGAAGCAGATCCAGAAGCTGGAGGCCAGA GTTAGAGAGCTAGAGACTGAAGTGGAACTGGAGCAAAGGAGGAGCAGTGATTCTGTGAAAGGAGTCCGTAAATATGAGAGACGCATCAAAGAGCTCACCTACCAG ACTGAGGAAGACCGTAAGAATTTGAGCCGCCTGCAGGACCTGGTGGACAAACTGCAGCTGAAGGTCAAATCCTACAAGAGAACTTCAGAGGAGGCT gAGGAACAAGCCAATTCCAATTTGGGCAAGTTCCGTAAGATTCAGCATGAACTGGATGAGGCAGAAGAGAGGGCTGATATTGCTGAGTCTCAGGTCAACAAGATGAGAGCCAAGAGTCGTGATGCCGGTTCCAAG AAAGGAAAGGATGAGGAGTGA